In Marisediminicola antarctica, one DNA window encodes the following:
- a CDS encoding DUF5997 family protein, translating into MTSPKTPQTMKPETAAKKLGILLEAAPAEFRDQAITRDAYNEMLANPPVWLTELRTTGPHPRPVVAGKLGVSISGLARGEITEPLTSAEILALLQAPPAWLVQERATQFEVRAEKERVAARDAERRARQAK; encoded by the coding sequence ATGACTTCGCCCAAGACCCCGCAGACCATGAAACCCGAGACCGCGGCGAAGAAGCTCGGCATCCTGCTGGAGGCGGCGCCGGCCGAGTTCCGCGACCAGGCGATCACGCGCGACGCGTACAACGAGATGCTCGCGAACCCACCGGTCTGGCTCACCGAACTCCGCACGACCGGACCGCACCCGCGCCCGGTCGTCGCCGGCAAGCTCGGCGTCTCGATCAGCGGTCTCGCCCGCGGCGAGATCACAGAGCCGCTCACGTCGGCCGAGATCCTGGCGCTGCTGCAGGCCCCGCCAGCCTGGCTCGTTCAGGAACGCGCCACCCAGTTCGAGGTTCGCGCCGAGAAGGAGCGTGTCGCCGCCCGCGACGCCGAACGCCGGGCCCGCCAAGCGAAGTAG